One window of Oncorhynchus clarkii lewisi isolate Uvic-CL-2024 unplaced genomic scaffold, UVic_Ocla_1.0 unplaced_contig_9317_pilon_pilon, whole genome shotgun sequence genomic DNA carries:
- the LOC139397362 gene encoding tenascin-like isoform X1 codes for MKSPKPTVKALSPAAANQTHPAPSTPLKPPTAMLVKLTKETPKPTLKAISPAATNQTHPAPSTPLKHPTASGPKTTTKDKPSITLPHPIPIKVLITSDSGCISKDTQSDASNRTKEQTQTHELKLKPGFPLTLTHRISLVPTSCTGGCVAEMAALKGRVGRLEKEMSLMKSKCASCSKGPCPNDCSANGKCEKGKCVCLPGFLGLDCSKCTAGADCSKKGTKDKIQITVETVALKVSPENNAITESLQGKKTKADQILFQKKTEQKKPTAAKEDGDIKSKTKGTTRVKAGPTKTQAKQGVTVTKTKTTHSNATKTGLGRPTVGQVLLKHHGGRKQESKGKTTVIKKQSKPDLKLKGTVKEESAGKANAEAGNLQDQPQANVTQSTVKTFVNKTQSGKETLEQSTLAEKNVTLTSGKKTVKKVKLVQGTMNVTKVSLAFDSTKAGMGKITLTKDIKTEADISSGTSKTTVKTGSGKGKPVPRKSQYVVNMTTVETTSEVKVFSNKTTTIQSSKNTTRKAETGVGRGLGSVKVQNITTYGFTLTWSAPTAMFKNFTVSRREHRAEGDEEEEEEAEEGASLGEEDRVAGVVNSTIEIRKQSPNGTVAFPTKAPGSSRGKAHTKRVSVVLPDSVRSVEFSNLRPQTRYSLHICGTTPGSRSKIHRVTTMTGPEPPTELVFSNVTEASLSVSWSKPKNKISGFKITYSHSVTGETGSVSVDSLQSQVSLSKLSSGATYEVSVMSTMGKRESDPLIAIMTTVPAPPTVLQATNVTDAKAVLQWTPAMGQVDRFIISYESAKTPNVTVTVMVSGNSVEQQLRGLQRDTLYTVKALSQKDSLQSTAITTTFTTASAVKAGEVGARSAVVSWKSPSVAFSRYRVTYQTAGEEVKEVILDSTVTEYKLTGLFSMSKYTVLVQGEREGQYTSIVTTEFITGKLRFPFPTECSQELLNGALQSGEVDLYPEGKEGKAVRVYCDMETEGGGWTVFQRRMNGKTNFFRTWSDYTTGFGNLSEEFWLGNELLHNLTSMGPVSLRVDLRSGNDTAYAHYSSFTIDSVDKHYAIEVSGYTGTAGDSMRYHNGRPFSTRDKEPHPLGIHCARACMGGWWYKNCYKTNLNGLYGTNSNNQGVVWIDWKGKDSSIPFTEMKFRPAGISITTHG; via the exons ATGAAGAGCCCTAAGCCCACTGTGAAAGCCCTAAGCCCAGCTGCAGCCAATCAGACACATCCAGCCCCCTCAACCCCCCTCAAACCTCCAACAGCCATGCTCGTCAAACTCACCAAAGAGACCCCTAAGCCCACTCTGAAAGCCATAAGCCCAGCTGCAACCAATCAGACACATCCAGCCCCCTCAACCCCCCTCAAACATCCAACAGCCAGTGGTCCAAAGACCACAACCAAAGACAAACCCTCCATCACACTGCCGCATCCCATCCCCATCAAGGTGCTCATCACTTCTGACTCTGGCTGCATCAGTAAGGACACCCAGAGCGACGCTAGCAACCGCACCAAGGAGCAGACCCAGACCCACGAGCTGAAGCTGAAGCCTGGCtttcctctaaccctgacccaccGCATCAGTCTGGTTCCTACCTCCTGCACCGGGGGATGTGTGGCTGAGATGGCAGCACTGAAAGGACGTGTTGGCCGGCTGGAGAAAGAGATGTCCCTCATGAAGAGTAAAT GTGCTTCCTGCTCCAAAGGCCCATGTCCCAATGACTGCAGTGCGAATGGGAAATGTGAGAAGGGAAAGTGTGTCTGCCTCCCAGGGTTCCTTGGTCTAGACTGCAGTAAATGTACAGCTGGAGCTGACTGCAGTAAAA AAGGTACCAAAGACAAAATCCAGATAACGGTGGAGACGGTGGCGTTGAAGGTATCACCTGAGAACAATGCTATCACAGAGAGTCTGCAGGGGAAGAAGACCAAGGCAGACCAAATCCTCTTCCAGAAGAAAACAGAGCAAAAGAAACCTACGGCCGCCAAAGAGGATGGTGACATCAAAAGCAAAACAAAAGGGACCACAAGAGTAAAAGCAGGGCCCACCAAGACACAAGCCAAACAAGGGGTTACTGTCACTAAAACCAAAACCACCCATTCTAATGCTACCAAGACTGGACTGGGCCGACCAACCGTCGGACAGGTTCTGTTGAAACACCATGGAGGAAGAAAGCAAGAGAGCAAAGGCAAAACGACAGTTATAAAGAAGCAGTCTAAACCTGACCTGAAGTTGAAAGGAACAGTGAAGGAGGAATCTGCAGGTAAAGCCAATGCTGAAGCTGGCAACCTCCAAGACCAGCCTCAAGCCAATGTCACCCAAAGCACTGTGAAGACGTTTGTGAACAAAACCCAGTCAGGAAAAGAGACTCTGGAGCAGTCGACGTTGGCTGAGAAGAATGTGACTCTAACATctggaaagaaaacagtcaaaAAGGTGAAATTAGTTCAGGGGACTATGAACGTTACAAAGGTGTCATTGGCTTTTGATAGCACTAAGGCTGGGATGGGCAAGATCACCCTTACAAAGGACATTAAGACAGAGGCAGACATCTCCTCAGGCACATCTAAAACTACTGTGAAGACAGGGTCAGGCAAAGGGAAGCCAGTCCCACGGAAGAGTCAGTATGTTGTGAACATGACCACTGTGGAGACCACCTCTGAAGTCAAAGTCTTCAGCAACAAGACAACAACTATCCAGTCTTCCAAAAACACCACCAGGAAAGCAGAAACAGGAGTGGGCCGTGGACTTGGCTCTGTGAAGGTTCAGAACATCACCACGTACGGCTTCACCCTCACATGGTCGGCCCCAACAGCCATGTTTAAGAACTTCACTGTGTCCAGAAGAGAGCACAGGGCAGAgggtgatgaagaggaggaggaagaggcggaGGAGGGAGCTTCTCTcggggaagaggacagagtagCCGGAGTCGTAAACTCCACCATTGAGATCCGAAAACAGAGCCCTAATGGAACTGTGGCTTTCCCCACTAAAGCTCCCGGTAGCTCCAGAGGTAAAGCTCACACAAAGAGGGTGTCCGTTGTTCTCCCCGACAGCGTTCGCTCTGTGGAGTTCAGTAACCTGCGACCTCAGACCCGATACTCCCTGCACATATGTGGCACCACTCCCGGATCCCGCTCCAAGATTCACAGAGTAACCACCATGACAG GACCTGAGCCCCCCACCGAGCTGGTGTTTAGTAACGTGACAGAAGCCTCTCTTTCTGTGTCCTGGTCCAAACCAAAGAACAAAATCTCTGGCTTCAAAATCACATACTCTCACTCAGTCACGG GAGAGACTGGTTCTGTGTCTGTGGATTCCCTGCAGTCCCAGGTGTCTCTGTCCAAGCTGTCCTCGGGGGCCACGTACGAGGTCAGTGTGATGTCCaccatggggaagagagagagtgatcccCTCATTGCCATCATGACCACAG TACCTGCCCCTCCAACTGTTCTCCAAGCAACTAACGTAACAGATGCCAAGGCAGTGCTGCAATGGACCCCCGCCATGGGCCAAGTAGACCGCTTCATCATCAGTTATGAGTCTGCAAAAA CTcccaatgtaacagtgacagtgaTGGTGTCTGGTAACTCAGTAGAGCAGCAGCTGAGAGGGCTGCAGAGAGACACCCTGTACACAGTCAAAGCCCTGAGTCAGAAAGACAGTCTGCAGAGCACAGCCATCACTACCACCTTCACAACGGCCAGTG CTGTAAAGGCCGGTGAGGTGGGCGCTCGTTCTGCTGTTGTATCATGGAAATCCCCCAGTGTTGCGTTCAGCAGATACAGAGTGACCTATCAGACGGCAGGAGAGGAGGTCAAG GAGGTGATTCTGGACTCCACGGTGACGGAGTACAAGCTGACTGGACTGTTCTCTATGTCTAAGTACACGGTGCtggtacagggagagagagaggggcagtacACATCTATTGTCACCACTGAGTTTATCACAG GAAAACTGCGCTTCCCATTCCCCACGGAGTGTTCCCAGGAGCTGCTGAACGGAGCGCTCCAGTCAGGAGAGGTGGATCTTTACCCAGAGGGCAAGGAAGGGAAGGCAGTCAGAGTCTACTGTGACAtggagactgagggaggaggCTGGACG GTGTTCCAGAGGAGAATGAACGGGAAGACAAATTTTTTCAGAACCTGGAGTGACTACACTACCGGCTTTGGAAACCTCAGCGAGGAGTTCTGGCTCG GTAATGAGCTGCTTCACAACCTGACCAGCATGGGCCCAGTGAGCCTGAGAGTGGACCTGCGTTCAGGCAACGATACGGCCTACGCCCATTACTCCAGTTTCACCATCGACTCAGTGGACAAACACTACGCCATCGAGGTGTCTGGATACACCGGCACTGCAG GTGACTCCATGAGGTACCACAACGGGCGCCCATTCTCCACCAGAGACAAGGAACCCCACCCCCTGGGCATCCACTGTGCCAGGGCCTGCATGGGCGGCTGGTGGTACAAAAACTGCTACAAGACCAACCTCAACGGCCTCTATGGCACCAACAGCAACAACCAG GGTGTGGTGTGGATAGACTGGAAGGGCAAAGACTCGTCCATTCCCTTTACTGAGATGAAGTTCCGACCGGCCGGGATCTCCATCACAACCCACGGATAA
- the LOC139397360 gene encoding uncharacterized protein — MLFSLALLFLLTPFPSLQTPVTNEKRNAKGTGSEPKPYVLLTLSLAKPKTAATLVNVTKETPKPTLKALSPTIANQTHPAPSSPLKPPTATLVKLTKETPKPTLKALNPTAANQTHPAPSSPLKPPTATLVKLTKETPKPTPKTLSPTIANQTHPAPSRPLKPPTATLVKLTKETAKSTPKALSPTIANQIHPAPSTPLKPPTATLVKLTKETPKPTVKTLSPAAANQTHPAPSTPLKPPTATFIKLTKETPKPTPRSSNSPKRPLSSLRKP; from the exons ATGTTGTTTTCTCTAGCCCTCCTCTTCCTGCTAACTCCGTTCCCCTCCCTTCAAACTCCAGTAACCAATGAGAAAAGAAACGCCAAAGGAACAGGAAGTGAACCGAAACCCTACGTCCTACTCACCCTCTCCCTCGCAAAACCAAAAACCGCAGCCACGCTCGTGAATGTCACCAAAGAGACCCCTAAGCCCACTCTGAAAGCCCTAAGCCCAACTATAGCCAATCAGACACATCCAGCCCCCTCAAGCCCTCTCAAACCTCCAACAGCCACGCTCGTGAAACTCACCAAAGAGACCCCTAAGCCCACTCTGAAAGCCCTAAACCCAACTGCAGCCAATCAGACACATCCAGCCCCCTCAAGCCCCCTCAAACCTCCAACAGCCACGCTCGTCAAACTCACCAAAGAGACCCCTAAGCCCACTCCGAAAACCCTAAGCCCAACTATAGCCAATCAGACACATCCAGCCCCCTCAAGACCCCTCAAACCTCCAACAGCCACGCTCGTCAAACTCACCAAAGAGACCGCTAAGTCCACTCCGAAAGCCCTAAGCCCAACTATAGCCAATCAGATTCATCCAGCCCCCTCGACCCCCCTCAAACCTCCAACAGCCACACTCGTCAAACTCACCAAAGAGACCCCTAAGCCCACTGTGAAAACCCTAAGCCCAGCTGCAGCGAATCAGACACATCCAGCCCCCTCGACCCCCCTTAAGCCTCCAACAGCCACGTTTATCAAACTCACCAAAGAGACCCCTAAGCCCACT CCACGCTCGTCAAACTCACCAAAGAGACCCCTAAGCTCACTCCGAAAACCCTAA
- the LOC139397362 gene encoding tenascin-like isoform X2, whose protein sequence is MLVKLTKETPKPTLKAISPAATNQTHPAPSTPLKHPTASGPKTTTKDKPSITLPHPIPIKVLITSDSGCISKDTQSDASNRTKEQTQTHELKLKPGFPLTLTHRISLVPTSCTGGCVAEMAALKGRVGRLEKEMSLMKSKCASCSKGPCPNDCSANGKCEKGKCVCLPGFLGLDCSKCTAGADCSKSTKDKIQITVETVALKVSPENNAITESLQGKKTKADQILFQKKTEQKKPTAAKEDGDIKSKTKGTTRVKAGPTKTQAKQGVTVTKTKTTHSNATKTGLGRPTVGQVLLKHHGGRKQESKGKTTVIKKQSKPDLKLKGTVKEESAGKANAEAGNLQDQPQANVTQSTVKTFVNKTQSGKETLEQSTLAEKNVTLTSGKKTVKKVKLVQGTMNVTKVSLAFDSTKAGMGKITLTKDIKTEADISSGTSKTTVKTGSGKGKPVPRKSQYVVNMTTVETTSEVKVFSNKTTTIQSSKNTTRKAETGVGRGLGSVKVQNITTYGFTLTWSAPTAMFKNFTVSRREHRAEGDEEEEEEAEEGASLGEEDRVAGVVNSTIEIRKQSPNGTVAFPTKAPGSSRGKAHTKRVSVVLPDSVRSVEFSNLRPQTRYSLHICGTTPGSRSKIHRVTTMTGPEPPTELVFSNVTEASLSVSWSKPKNKISGFKITYSHSVTGETGSVSVDSLQSQVSLSKLSSGATYEVSVMSTMGKRESDPLIAIMTTVPAPPTVLQATNVTDAKAVLQWTPAMGQVDRFIISYESAKTPNVTVTVMVSGNSVEQQLRGLQRDTLYTVKALSQKDSLQSTAITTTFTTASAVKAGEVGARSAVVSWKSPSVAFSRYRVTYQTAGEEVKEVILDSTVTEYKLTGLFSMSKYTVLVQGEREGQYTSIVTTEFITGKLRFPFPTECSQELLNGALQSGEVDLYPEGKEGKAVRVYCDMETEGGGWTVFQRRMNGKTNFFRTWSDYTTGFGNLSEEFWLGNELLHNLTSMGPVSLRVDLRSGNDTAYAHYSSFTIDSVDKHYAIEVSGYTGTAGDSMRYHNGRPFSTRDKEPHPLGIHCARACMGGWWYKNCYKTNLNGLYGTNSNNQGVVWIDWKGKDSSIPFTEMKFRPAGISITTHG, encoded by the exons ATGCTCGTCAAACTCACCAAAGAGACCCCTAAGCCCACTCTGAAAGCCATAAGCCCAGCTGCAACCAATCAGACACATCCAGCCCCCTCAACCCCCCTCAAACATCCAACAGCCAGTGGTCCAAAGACCACAACCAAAGACAAACCCTCCATCACACTGCCGCATCCCATCCCCATCAAGGTGCTCATCACTTCTGACTCTGGCTGCATCAGTAAGGACACCCAGAGCGACGCTAGCAACCGCACCAAGGAGCAGACCCAGACCCACGAGCTGAAGCTGAAGCCTGGCtttcctctaaccctgacccaccGCATCAGTCTGGTTCCTACCTCCTGCACCGGGGGATGTGTGGCTGAGATGGCAGCACTGAAAGGACGTGTTGGCCGGCTGGAGAAAGAGATGTCCCTCATGAAGAGTAAAT GTGCTTCCTGCTCCAAAGGCCCATGTCCCAATGACTGCAGTGCGAATGGGAAATGTGAGAAGGGAAAGTGTGTCTGCCTCCCAGGGTTCCTTGGTCTAGACTGCAGTAAATGTACAGCTGGAGCTGACTGCAGTAAAA GTACCAAAGACAAAATCCAGATAACGGTGGAGACGGTGGCGTTGAAGGTATCACCTGAGAACAATGCTATCACAGAGAGTCTGCAGGGGAAGAAGACCAAGGCAGACCAAATCCTCTTCCAGAAGAAAACAGAGCAAAAGAAACCTACGGCCGCCAAAGAGGATGGTGACATCAAAAGCAAAACAAAAGGGACCACAAGAGTAAAAGCAGGGCCCACCAAGACACAAGCCAAACAAGGGGTTACTGTCACTAAAACCAAAACCACCCATTCTAATGCTACCAAGACTGGACTGGGCCGACCAACCGTCGGACAGGTTCTGTTGAAACACCATGGAGGAAGAAAGCAAGAGAGCAAAGGCAAAACGACAGTTATAAAGAAGCAGTCTAAACCTGACCTGAAGTTGAAAGGAACAGTGAAGGAGGAATCTGCAGGTAAAGCCAATGCTGAAGCTGGCAACCTCCAAGACCAGCCTCAAGCCAATGTCACCCAAAGCACTGTGAAGACGTTTGTGAACAAAACCCAGTCAGGAAAAGAGACTCTGGAGCAGTCGACGTTGGCTGAGAAGAATGTGACTCTAACATctggaaagaaaacagtcaaaAAGGTGAAATTAGTTCAGGGGACTATGAACGTTACAAAGGTGTCATTGGCTTTTGATAGCACTAAGGCTGGGATGGGCAAGATCACCCTTACAAAGGACATTAAGACAGAGGCAGACATCTCCTCAGGCACATCTAAAACTACTGTGAAGACAGGGTCAGGCAAAGGGAAGCCAGTCCCACGGAAGAGTCAGTATGTTGTGAACATGACCACTGTGGAGACCACCTCTGAAGTCAAAGTCTTCAGCAACAAGACAACAACTATCCAGTCTTCCAAAAACACCACCAGGAAAGCAGAAACAGGAGTGGGCCGTGGACTTGGCTCTGTGAAGGTTCAGAACATCACCACGTACGGCTTCACCCTCACATGGTCGGCCCCAACAGCCATGTTTAAGAACTTCACTGTGTCCAGAAGAGAGCACAGGGCAGAgggtgatgaagaggaggaggaagaggcggaGGAGGGAGCTTCTCTcggggaagaggacagagtagCCGGAGTCGTAAACTCCACCATTGAGATCCGAAAACAGAGCCCTAATGGAACTGTGGCTTTCCCCACTAAAGCTCCCGGTAGCTCCAGAGGTAAAGCTCACACAAAGAGGGTGTCCGTTGTTCTCCCCGACAGCGTTCGCTCTGTGGAGTTCAGTAACCTGCGACCTCAGACCCGATACTCCCTGCACATATGTGGCACCACTCCCGGATCCCGCTCCAAGATTCACAGAGTAACCACCATGACAG GACCTGAGCCCCCCACCGAGCTGGTGTTTAGTAACGTGACAGAAGCCTCTCTTTCTGTGTCCTGGTCCAAACCAAAGAACAAAATCTCTGGCTTCAAAATCACATACTCTCACTCAGTCACGG GAGAGACTGGTTCTGTGTCTGTGGATTCCCTGCAGTCCCAGGTGTCTCTGTCCAAGCTGTCCTCGGGGGCCACGTACGAGGTCAGTGTGATGTCCaccatggggaagagagagagtgatcccCTCATTGCCATCATGACCACAG TACCTGCCCCTCCAACTGTTCTCCAAGCAACTAACGTAACAGATGCCAAGGCAGTGCTGCAATGGACCCCCGCCATGGGCCAAGTAGACCGCTTCATCATCAGTTATGAGTCTGCAAAAA CTcccaatgtaacagtgacagtgaTGGTGTCTGGTAACTCAGTAGAGCAGCAGCTGAGAGGGCTGCAGAGAGACACCCTGTACACAGTCAAAGCCCTGAGTCAGAAAGACAGTCTGCAGAGCACAGCCATCACTACCACCTTCACAACGGCCAGTG CTGTAAAGGCCGGTGAGGTGGGCGCTCGTTCTGCTGTTGTATCATGGAAATCCCCCAGTGTTGCGTTCAGCAGATACAGAGTGACCTATCAGACGGCAGGAGAGGAGGTCAAG GAGGTGATTCTGGACTCCACGGTGACGGAGTACAAGCTGACTGGACTGTTCTCTATGTCTAAGTACACGGTGCtggtacagggagagagagaggggcagtacACATCTATTGTCACCACTGAGTTTATCACAG GAAAACTGCGCTTCCCATTCCCCACGGAGTGTTCCCAGGAGCTGCTGAACGGAGCGCTCCAGTCAGGAGAGGTGGATCTTTACCCAGAGGGCAAGGAAGGGAAGGCAGTCAGAGTCTACTGTGACAtggagactgagggaggaggCTGGACG GTGTTCCAGAGGAGAATGAACGGGAAGACAAATTTTTTCAGAACCTGGAGTGACTACACTACCGGCTTTGGAAACCTCAGCGAGGAGTTCTGGCTCG GTAATGAGCTGCTTCACAACCTGACCAGCATGGGCCCAGTGAGCCTGAGAGTGGACCTGCGTTCAGGCAACGATACGGCCTACGCCCATTACTCCAGTTTCACCATCGACTCAGTGGACAAACACTACGCCATCGAGGTGTCTGGATACACCGGCACTGCAG GTGACTCCATGAGGTACCACAACGGGCGCCCATTCTCCACCAGAGACAAGGAACCCCACCCCCTGGGCATCCACTGTGCCAGGGCCTGCATGGGCGGCTGGTGGTACAAAAACTGCTACAAGACCAACCTCAACGGCCTCTATGGCACCAACAGCAACAACCAG GGTGTGGTGTGGATAGACTGGAAGGGCAAAGACTCGTCCATTCCCTTTACTGAGATGAAGTTCCGACCGGCCGGGATCTCCATCACAACCCACGGATAA